In Cyanobacteria bacterium GSL.Bin1, the following are encoded in one genomic region:
- the def gene encoding peptide deformylase, with protein MTASIINQQKSGQDASLSLHYLGDRALRQSTKRINKINQSVRDLAQEMLQTMYAEQGIGLAAPQVGVNKQMLVIDCDPNNTATPPLILINPEIKSYSKELATGEEGCLSIPGVFLDVMRPEAVEVKYKDEYGRPQKMQASGLLARVIQHELDHLHGVLFVDRVPNDLVLTEALNKQGFSVQAVKSISS; from the coding sequence ATGACTGCGTCAATTATCAATCAACAAAAATCAGGGCAAGACGCTTCCCTTTCTCTCCATTATTTGGGCGATCGCGCACTGCGTCAGTCTACGAAGCGGATTAATAAAATTAATCAATCGGTGCGGGATTTAGCCCAAGAAATGCTGCAAACCATGTACGCCGAACAAGGGATTGGTTTAGCCGCCCCGCAGGTGGGAGTGAATAAACAAATGCTGGTGATTGATTGCGACCCCAATAATACCGCAACGCCACCGCTCATTCTCATTAATCCCGAAATTAAAAGTTACAGTAAAGAACTCGCCACCGGAGAAGAAGGATGTTTAAGCATCCCTGGGGTTTTCCTGGATGTAATGCGTCCCGAAGCAGTAGAAGTGAAATATAAAGATGAATACGGTCGTCCCCAAAAAATGCAAGCGAGCGGATTACTGGCAAGGGTGATTCAACATGAATTAGACCATCTCCACGGTGTCCTATTTGTTGATCGTGTGCCCAATGATCTAGTCTTAACAGAAGCTCTCAATAAACAAGGCTTTTCTGTGCAAGCAGTTAAATCAATCTCATCTTAA
- the fba gene encoding fructose-bisphosphate aldolase class II, with protein sequence MALVPMRLLLDHAAENGYGIPAYNVNNMEQIQSIMQAADETNSPVILQASRGARKYAGENFLRHLITAAVETYPHIPIAMHQDHGNGPATCYSAIRNGFTSVMMDGSLEEDAKTPASFEYNASVTAEVVKVAHAVGVSVEGELGCLGSLETGKGDKEDGHGAEGVLSREQLLTDPDEAVEFVERTQVDALAVAIGTSHGAYKFTRKPTGEILAIDRIQEINRRLPNTHLVMHGSSSVPQEWLDMINQYGGQIPETYGVPIEEIQKGIKSGVRKVNIDTDNRLAITAAIREAAMKDPANFDPRHFLKPSIKYMKQVCAERYEAFGTAGNATKIKQETLDVYAAKYASGELAANPKKAVPA encoded by the coding sequence ATGGCGCTTGTCCCGATGCGGTTATTACTGGATCACGCAGCAGAAAACGGTTACGGTATCCCTGCCTATAACGTCAATAATATGGAGCAAATCCAATCCATTATGCAGGCTGCGGACGAAACCAATAGCCCAGTTATTCTGCAAGCCTCTCGCGGTGCGCGTAAATATGCAGGGGAAAATTTCCTGCGTCATTTAATCACAGCTGCAGTCGAAACCTATCCCCACATCCCCATTGCGATGCACCAGGATCACGGAAATGGCCCCGCGACCTGCTACTCCGCAATCCGTAACGGTTTTACCAGTGTGATGATGGATGGTTCTTTAGAAGAAGATGCCAAAACTCCCGCTAGCTTTGAATATAATGCCAGTGTGACGGCAGAAGTCGTCAAAGTCGCTCATGCGGTTGGCGTCAGTGTTGAAGGAGAACTCGGTTGCTTAGGGTCTCTCGAAACCGGAAAAGGGGATAAAGAAGATGGTCACGGTGCAGAAGGGGTTTTAAGCCGTGAGCAATTATTAACTGACCCTGACGAAGCCGTGGAATTTGTTGAGCGGACTCAGGTGGATGCGCTGGCGGTGGCGATTGGGACGAGCCATGGTGCTTATAAATTTACCCGTAAACCCACCGGTGAAATTCTCGCGATCGACCGGATTCAAGAAATTAACCGCCGTCTGCCCAATACCCACTTAGTCATGCATGGTTCTTCCTCTGTTCCTCAAGAATGGTTAGATATGATTAACCAGTATGGTGGACAAATTCCTGAAACTTACGGTGTTCCGATTGAAGAGATTCAAAAAGGCATCAAGAGTGGTGTTCGTAAGGTCAACATCGATACAGATAACCGTTTAGCCATTACTGCCGCTATTCGGGAAGCAGCGATGAAAGACCCCGCTAACTTCGACCCCCGTCATTTCCTCAAACCTTCCATCAAGTACATGAAACAAGTTTGTGCTGAGCGTTATGAAGCGTTTGGTACGGCTGGCAATGCCACCAAGATCAAGCAAGAAACCTTAGATGTTTATGCCGCTAAATATGCCAGTGGCGAATTAGCAGCCAATCCGAAAAAAGCAGTTCCTGCTTAA
- a CDS encoding fructose-bisphosphate aldolase class I, whose amino-acid sequence MNQYAAELRQTAQAMVAPNQGVLAMDESNGTCNKRFRKEGIEETEEMRRQYRELILTTPKLGNYISGAILYDETIRQKKEDGTPFTQVMRDNDVIIGIKVDKGAKDLAGHPGEKVTEGLDGLRDRIAEYYQMGARFAKWRAVITIGDGIPTRGCIEANAHALARYAALCQEGGLVPIVEPEVLIDGDHTIERCYEVTDETLRTVFSELRTQNVAFDQMILKPSMVISGKQCPQQANPQGVAEKTIKCLRDNVPASVPGIAFLSGGQTPEQAAEHLHLMNSEPLKSQCPWRVTFSYARAIQQPALEHWKGQTNNVAEAQKLLQHRAQCNSAASMGSYSAEMEKQPAMA is encoded by the coding sequence ATGAATCAATACGCAGCAGAACTTCGACAGACCGCGCAAGCGATGGTAGCTCCGAATCAAGGGGTGCTGGCGATGGATGAGAGCAACGGCACCTGCAACAAGCGGTTTCGGAAAGAAGGAATTGAAGAAACAGAAGAAATGCGTCGTCAATATCGGGAGTTAATCCTGACGACACCCAAATTAGGCAATTATATTAGTGGTGCCATTCTCTACGATGAAACCATCCGTCAGAAAAAAGAAGATGGTACACCTTTCACTCAGGTGATGAGAGATAATGATGTCATTATTGGCATTAAAGTGGATAAAGGTGCGAAAGATTTAGCCGGTCATCCGGGTGAAAAAGTAACGGAAGGATTAGATGGGCTGCGCGATCGCATCGCAGAATACTATCAAATGGGTGCTCGTTTCGCGAAATGGCGGGCTGTCATCACCATTGGTGATGGTATTCCCACTCGCGGTTGCATTGAAGCCAATGCTCATGCTTTAGCCCGTTATGCTGCTTTATGCCAAGAAGGTGGCTTAGTACCCATTGTTGAGCCAGAAGTGCTCATCGATGGCGACCATACCATTGAGCGTTGCTACGAAGTGACAGATGAAACCCTACGCACTGTCTTTAGCGAGCTACGGACACAGAATGTTGCGTTTGACCAAATGATTCTCAAGCCCAGCATGGTCATTTCCGGGAAACAGTGTCCGCAACAAGCCAACCCACAAGGGGTGGCGGAAAAAACAATTAAGTGTCTGCGCGATAATGTTCCCGCTTCTGTTCCTGGTATTGCCTTCTTGTCTGGTGGACAAACCCCTGAACAAGCCGCTGAACACCTGCACTTAATGAACTCTGAACCACTTAAATCCCAATGCCCTTGGCGTGTCACTTTCTCCTATGCTCGCGCGATTCAGCAGCCCGCACTGGAACATTGGAAAGGACAAACCAATAATGTTGCGGAAGCGCAAAAACTTTTACAACACCGTGCCCAGTGCAATAGCGCCGCTAGCATGGGCAGCTACTCCGCAGAGATGGAAAAACAACCTGCCATGGCTTAA
- the tsaB gene encoding tRNA (adenosine(37)-N6)-threonylcarbamoyltransferase complex dimerization subunit type 1 TsaB codes for MGATEQRAEYGLALHTTSPQLGLALSNFQGDHRMRTWDLDRDLSSHLHVLLQEFLVPQTWSDLMFIAVARGPGSFTGTRIGVATARTLAQQLNLSLFAISTLAGVVANERENNPNQFSDSDLMAVQIPARRQQLFVGIYQVSVTGLTPYLSDTTMTEPDWEMTLRNLDQPYQLVKAEANQLGKTVSSLLNLAYEEWQQGKSPGVAEATPFYGQSPV; via the coding sequence ATGGGTGCAACAGAACAACGAGCGGAATATGGTTTGGCACTACATACCACTAGTCCTCAACTCGGACTTGCTTTGAGTAATTTTCAGGGAGATCACAGGATGCGCACTTGGGATTTAGATCGCGATTTATCCAGCCATCTCCATGTTCTCTTACAAGAATTTCTTGTTCCTCAAACTTGGTCTGATTTAATGTTTATTGCCGTTGCTAGAGGACCTGGCAGTTTTACCGGTACTCGGATTGGTGTAGCAACGGCTCGTACTTTAGCCCAACAGCTCAATCTTTCGTTGTTTGCCATTTCTACTTTAGCGGGAGTGGTTGCCAATGAACGGGAAAATAATCCCAATCAATTTTCTGATTCTGATTTGATGGCGGTGCAAATTCCCGCGCGTCGACAACAATTGTTTGTGGGCATTTATCAAGTGAGTGTAACTGGGTTAACTCCTTATCTATCAGATACGACAATGACAGAACCTGATTGGGAAATGACATTAAGAAATTTAGATCAGCCGTATCAGTTAGTGAAAGCAGAAGCCAACCAATTAGGAAAAACGGTTTCCAGTCTCCTCAACTTAGCTTATGAAGAATGGCAACAAGGGAAATCTCCTGGCGTAGCAGAAGCAACCCCTTTCTATGGACAAAGTCCCGTTTAA
- a CDS encoding DUF4351 domain-containing protein has product MPQNIQTQIEQLNLEQTESLAEALLDFTSLEDLLTWLEQSSQD; this is encoded by the coding sequence ATTCCCCAAAACATACAAACCCAGATTGAGCAACTGAACCTTGAACAGACCGAATCTTTAGCCGAAGCGCTGCTGGATTTTACTTCCCTTGAAGATTTGCTCACTTGGTTAGAACAGTCGAGTCAAGATTAA
- a CDS encoding PIN domain-containing protein, with translation MNEVFVDTAAWLALLNKSDSFHPKAKDVEKSLQANRRLWVTTDFILIEVADALCSVSQRSQTAKLIKNLKRLKSVLVVALDPELLEQGLALYESRLDKDWGLTDCISFVVMQQRGITEAFTSDRHFEQAGFIRLMKP, from the coding sequence GTGAATGAAGTTTTTGTCGATACGGCAGCTTGGTTAGCCTTACTCAATAAATCAGACAGTTTTCATCCAAAGGCGAAGGATGTTGAGAAATCTCTGCAAGCCAATAGACGTTTATGGGTAACAACCGATTTCATTCTAATTGAAGTAGCTGATGCTCTATGTAGTGTCTCTCAGCGTTCTCAAACTGCTAAGTTGATTAAGAATTTAAAGAGGCTGAAATCTGTGTTGGTCGTGGCGTTAGATCCAGAATTACTCGAACAAGGTTTAGCCTTATATGAATCGAGACTTGATAAAGATTGGGGGTTAACTGACTGTATTAGCTTTGTCGTGATGCAACAGAGAGGAATTACGGAAGCATTTACGTCTGATCGGCATTTTGAGCAAGCGGGTTTTATCCGTTTGATGAAGCCTTAA
- a CDS encoding toxin-antitoxin system HicB family antitoxin translates to MKALAQSRGISVNKLMEELSTIALTEFDAHTRFQVMAARGNSEEGLKLLDKLDYLTNQKNESNSS, encoded by the coding sequence TTGAAAGCTTTGGCACAAAGTCGAGGAATCAGTGTTAATAAGCTTATGGAAGAACTTTCGACGATCGCGCTGACTGAATTTGATGCTCACACCCGTTTTCAAGTAATGGCAGCTAGAGGGAATTCTGAAGAAGGATTGAAATTGCTGGACAAACTTGATTACCTCACGAATCAGAAAAACGAATCAAATTCATCCTGA
- a CDS encoding DUF4351 domain-containing protein, with the protein MVLRQLSRCFGEIPQNIQTQIEQLNLEQTESLAEALLDFTSLEDLLTWLEQSSQD; encoded by the coding sequence CTGGTACTGCGACAACTTTCCCGTTGCTTTGGAGAGATTCCCCAAAACATACAAACCCAGATTGAGCAACTGAACCTTGAACAGACCGAATCTTTAGCCGAAGCGCTGCTGGATTTTACTTCCCTTGAAGATTTGCTCACTTGGTTAGAACAGTCGAGTCAAGATTAA
- a CDS encoding DUF2887 domain-containing protein: protein MYQIFQTSPAIAFELMGEIPPCEYEFRAQEVKAFSFRTDGLMFPQSDNPNHPIILLEAQIKLDFNHWYCDNFPVALERFPKTYKPRLSN, encoded by the coding sequence TTGTATCAAATTTTTCAGACTTCTCCCGCGATCGCGTTTGAGTTGATGGGAGAAATCCCTCCTTGTGAGTATGAGTTTCGCGCCCAAGAAGTCAAAGCATTCAGCTTTCGCACTGATGGGTTAATGTTTCCACAATCAGATAATCCCAATCATCCAATTATTCTTTTGGAAGCGCAAATAAAACTTGATTTCAATCACTGGTACTGCGACAACTTTCCCGTTGCTTTGGAGAGATTCCCCAAAACATACAAACCCAGATTGAGCAACTGA